From the Planctomycetota bacterium genome, the window TTCGGCCGGGCCAAGGCAATCGCGGCCGCACCGAAGCACCACGCCGCCGCCATACCGAACCTCGGCTCGGGCGCACCGAAGAACCAGACCAGTAACCCGAGCACCCCCGGCAGCAGCGCCAATGCAAGTCGCCGTCGCCAGGCAAGAAACGCCACGCCAAAGACAAGGGGACACACCACATGCACGAACCCCGTCAGCCCGACGGCCAGTGCCCAGTTCGGCACCCATCGGAAGTTCTCCAGTACCGCGGGTGAAGTGTCGACCTCGCGCTTGAGCACCCGGCCGACCAGACCCGCGGTGCCCACCCGGCTAAACCGTTCGATGTTCGCTTGTTCTTGGTCGACGATCTCCGCCGGGAGCTTCCAATCAACCGACACCGCACCGATGTCGGCGGGAAACAGCGGGTGGCCGCTGAGCACCGCACCGCGGACAAGCCACGGGGGCACGAACAGTAGCGGCACCACGAACGCGAGTGCCCATCGACGTCGGTTCATGTTCGACGCGACCGCCGCGATCCAAACACCAATGCCGATGGCCGCGACCGAGAGTTTCATCACCGGCAACAACCCGACCAAAACGAACGCTGCGGTCTTGTCGAAATCGGTTCGCAACAACTGCCAGACTGCGATCAACGCGACAGCTGCCGCCGGCCAGTCGGTCCGCGGGCTGCTCGCTTCTTTGCCGAGCGCCATGAGGGTTACGGGGACGACGAGTAGCGTTGCGAAGATGATCGCCGGCCGACGGTCGCCGACCCACATCCGCCCCAGTGCCGCCACCGCCATCCCGCCGATGCCCAGCAGCGTCAGGCCCGACGCGACGTGTTCGCCACGACCCTCCCACGGCCCCGCGTCGCACAACGCGGCGAAGAGCAGAAACCCGTGGTTGAACCCGAGCCGAAGGTGCAGGTTCGCCGACCCCGGCACGATCGCGTGTTCGCCGTACCACGCCATCGTGTGGTAGTGGTAGAGCCCGGAGTCCGACGCATCACCGGGCCCGATCGCGCGGTTGGCCAGCCAGAGGCTCAGTGTAAATAGCGCGAGTGTCGTCCGACGCCCCGGCCGCAGTGGCCAAAGCCGACGACCGCGCCACGCAAGTCCAAACCCCCCGATCGCGATGACGGCGATCTGTGTAACGCCGTCGATCGGCAACACGAAGTGCCAAAACTGCAGCAGTCCGATAACGCCAGCGAAGCCCATCCAAAATGCCAACGCAACATCGCCGCGATCACGCACGGTCGGCCTGACCAGCAGTCCGATCCCGACCAGCACCGCCGTGGCGACGACCCACGTCCCCCACACCGCCGCGATCGCGCCGAGCCATTGCAGGATGAGCATGCACGCACGCTAACGGGAAGCATCAGCGTCGTCGACGCATGGCGAATCCGCCAAACGTCACACTTGGTGGTGACTGACGTGATCTCTATGACAGTGACAACGTCGGATTAGTAAGAGAATTGCCCATTCTGGTATTGTTTGCGTGTGATGCGAGTTGCTAAGTTTCTCAGCAATTCAAAAAACCAAAAGGGCCACATGCTCGCAACGCTTGAACAACGGCGTCTTCTCAGCGGCACCGTCGTCACCATCACCACGCCCGATCACGCCGTCACCGAGGGTGAACTCATCACTTTCGAAGTCCAACGTACCGGCGATCTCGGCGAAGCACTCACGCTGGACGTGGAACTGACCGGCACCGCCACGCCGGGCGTCGATACGATGATCCCGGACGGGTCGCTGACCTTCGCCCCCGGCGAAGACACGGCGACTTTCTCGCTGGCGGCGTTGCCGGACGGAAATGCCGAGGTGACCGAGAACCTCGTGGCGCGAGTGGACACTACTGTTGAGATGGACGTCCTGATTGATCGCGGGAACATTGAGGTGATGGTCGATGACCCGGTGGGTGATGGGGAGCAACCGGTGCCGAACGCGCAACCGGAATGGGCCGAGTTTGACGAGGATCTTGGCGAACCTGATTTCGGCGAAGGTATTGCGCCTTTCTTTGCGTTGCCATTTTTCGGAGACTGGATACTCCCTGAAGACATTGATGATGACGAATTGCCGGTCAACGGCGGTGCCACCCTCGGAGGGGATATCGTTATTCGGCTACCTGGCCCAGATGACGGTGAGACGACTTCGATCTTCATCCCAGGCGGGTCCAATATCCGAATTGTAATCACTGAAGCAGGCGTGCGTTGGATTGCTGGGGTAAGGGCACCCGAAGGGTCTGGGGGCGTGGTCATAACCACCGAGCAAACTGTTTAGGCGATCAGGCCAGATATCCAAACACTCGATGAACGCCATCCACTATTTTGGGTTTAAAAGCACAGCTCGTCGAAAGCGGGTTTGTATACTTGTACTGGCTGTGGCCGCGTCAATCGTGCTTTGTTTTGTGTTTTCGCCTTACTCGAGTAATGTTATTGGCAATGCTAGGATTCATCAGATCGCGCGGAGTCAGGCTGGGTTGTTACCCCACGAAGAGGCTGCGACTTGCGTCGCCTTGCTCGGCCTGAGTTCGTATGAAGATAAGTTTGGTCCGGGCGAGATTTACAGCCTTCAATCCCCTGATGAGACACGATGGATCGTATTTGTTCAGCGTGACGGTGGCGGATTTCGATACGCGTCGCTTGAAGTCGCCGTTGGGCGAAGCTGGCTACGCAGTCCAGCAGCACGCGTTGATGTTGATGGATTGTCTAGGCAAATCATCTTGTTCGATATCGACGAAGAACTGTTAGACTATCTTGATCAATTGTCCGGCATAAACGGCCTTACGTTGACTAGTGATATCCCAAAGTCGAGGGGAACCGGTCGGGGCAGGCTCGCGGAAATCGGCGATGAGCATGGGCTGGATGTCTCAAGTGGTAGCCCAGCTTATATTATCTCGAACTCGGGTGTTGTTTCGTCACTCGACTTCACCAACTGACTCCGTTTCGTCAATGAAAGAGTTTAACGGCGTAACATACGGAGCTGCCCGGTTGCTCGCTGAATCTTGGCGAGGACGATTAGCCCTGATGAACTGTTGTAAAACGGCGAAAGTTATGTCCTCTCTGCACTACGCTCCTGCTAGTGCGCATTCTCGCTTTCGCGAACTATGGCGCTCCTGTCGTATTTTCGCCGCCCTTCTGGCGTTTGGGTTAATCGTGGCTGGAGTGGCGGCTTTTGGCCCTGGATTGATTGAAAGCTGGGCGAAGTTCAATGCTGTTCGCATGTTTTTGCCCAATCCGAATCAAAGTACGTGTTCGAAAGGACAGCCAGGGGCGAATGGAACGCTATCGGGTTTGGAGATGACGAGCGAATTTCAGAAGTTAAAACAGTTCTTGATATTTCAGGGGCAAAGAAGGCCAATGAACGGCTGTTATTCCTTCGTTCAGATTCCGAGAACGAGGAAGACATTCTGTTTGCGGTGTACTACAACTCGATAGGCTGCCGATATGTCGTTTTAGATGCGTCACTAGGTGGTATTTGGAGTGATTCGCTGGTATTGCGATCATCTACGCCGGTCGTTGGCTTACAGTCGTTTGCGCCAGTGGTTGCAGATTTCGATGTAACGCTGGAAGAAATGCTGTCTGCGTTTTCGGCAAGTGCGGCCGTCGATCGCGTCAGCCTAACGGCGGACGAGGCAAACCTTCGGGTTATTACCGAGGCGATGGACTAAATTGGCATTCCGCCGGTGTAAGGTAGAATTTGCGCTCGACTCGGGTGGAAGCCAGTGAGCCAAGTCGTATTGATGACCTTTGCGGGCCGGGCTGACTTGGCTACATACCGACTTTGAACGGTCGACGTTGGACGAGTTTTCGGTGAAGCCCGCTCAAGCGTTGAGCGCGGTGGCCGGTGTCGTGGAGGGTCGATCTCTTTGGGCCACGGCCTTGCGACCTTGGCGTAGCGCCAGCCAGGCAAGTCCGATGAACAAGCCGAGCAGCACCGGCATCCGCCATTGCAAGAGCAAGGGCGACTCGAACCCACGCAGCGCCCGTTGCGGAAAGTACATGGCCACCAGCGCCAAGCACGCCGCGACCAGCCACGCCGGCCGGTGGCGTACATGGATCGCGAGCGCCGGGATCACCGGTGCCAGCACGACCATGTCGTAGTCGTGGGCGCTGCCGAGCAGGAAGTACGCCAAGCCGAGCAGCGCGAGGACGTCGATCGACGACACCCCGGCGTCATCCTGTTGGCTCCACCACAACGCGACCACAGCGGGGACAGCGAGCAGCGTCAGGTCCGGCGAGTTGACGCCGAGCAGGTGGAGGACGCCGCCGAGTCCCGTCCCGTGCCGGTAGCCGGGAGCTTGTGCGAAGAACGCCTTGTAGTTCGCGATGCACGCGGCCCAGTCGTAGGCAAAGTCGATCGGCCCGCCGGCGATGATCACCGTCGGTGTGCTCAACAAAAGCCCCGTGATCGTGAACGTTGCAAACGCCCGCCATTGTCGGTCGAGCAACAGCCAGATCACCGGTAGCACGAGGAACATCGGCTTGATCGCCGCGATCGCCAGCAACACGCCGCCGACGATCGGCCGGCCGCGGTAAGTGAAGTACCACCCCCAAAGCAGCGCCGCCGCAACGAGCAGCGACGTCTGTCCCATCGCCGTGACATGGGCGGCGTAAGGGCAAGCCAACATCAGACCGGCTGCCGTTGCCGCGTACCAAAGTTCGCCGACGGCTTGCCGCACGATCACGAACACGCCGGCCGCGAGCAGCAGGGTGAACGCCAGGTTCTCGATCGTGAGCACCCACGCCCCGACGTCGTACGGCAACACACCCCAATGCAGCGCGATCGGCCCGAGGTGCGGCGGATAGGCGTACGCGTTGCCGCCATGCTCGCCGACGACGCTCATCAGCACCGGGCGGAACGCGTCGTAGTCGTAAGCGTTGGCCCCGTCGGCGAGCATGTGTCCGGCCGACCAGAGCCACGCGAAGTCCTGCCGCAGGAACTCCGGATCGCGACCGACACTGAACACACCGGTTCCGACGAGCACGGCGAGTCCGAGCAGGATCAAAGCGGTGGGAATGAGCGTCTTCATCACGCCGCCTTGGATCGCTGTTCACATCGCGACTCGCCTTCGATGCGTGCGATGAGGTAAGTCGGGCGTCCTTTGACCTCGGCGAACACCCGGCCGAGATACTCGCCGAAGATTCCCAGCGAGATCATCTGCACCGCGCCGATGAACAGCACCAGCGCCGCCATCGACGGCCAACCGGGGGCGGCGTTGGTCAGTCCGAACAATCCGTCCAACACGACCCACGCGAACATCAGAAATGCACCGATGCCGCAGGCGACCCCGACCCGCGTCACCAACCCCAACGGCAGGTTCGAGAAACTCACCAGCCCGTCGGACGCGAACTTGAGGAGTTGGTGCAACGAGTAGTGCGTTTCACCGGCGGCGCGGGCGGGGCGGTCGTATTTAAAACCGGTCTGTCGCAAGCCGACCCAGGCTCGAAGCCCGCGGATGAAGCGTTGGCGTTCGGGCAGGTTTTGCATCAACTCCGCGACTCGCCGGTCCATGACGCAGAAGTCGCCCGAGTCGCGCGGAATGTCGAAGTCGCTCACCGCCGCGAGTAGTTTGTAGAACACCGAATAGCCGAACCGTCGCACGACCGACTCCTTGCGGTTGCGCCGCACGCCGTAGACCACGTCGTAGCCGTCGGCCCAACGCTCGAGCATGTCGCACATGACCTCGGGCGGGTCCTGCAGGTCGCAGTCCATCACCGCGATCACGTCGGCGGACTCGAGCGCGACGCAAAGCCCGGCGCTCACCGCCGGCTGGTGTCCGAAGTTTCGCGTCAGATGGACCACGCGAATGCGTGCTTCGTTATCAGCCCAACAGTCGAGCAAACCCGGTGTCGCGTCGGTCGAGCCGTCGTTGACGAAAATAAACTCGCAGGTCATGCCCAGTGCCGTGACTCGGTCGGGAACGGTGCCGAGCAATGCCTCGATCGTGTCGCTCAGCACATCTTCTTCGTTGAAGGCGGGCACGACGACCACCAAGTGCCGACTTGCGATATCGAGGTGTTTCTTGGCGGTGATCAACGTCTCTTCTTCCCCGGAAGCGATTGGCACAACAGACGACGGAGTTCGGCAAGATGCCAACAGTCCGTGTTCCGCTTATCGGTTGGCGAAAGTGCGGGATTGAGACGACGCTCATCAAGGATTTTCGGACGTGGAGACTTCGACTTCGCGGCGGACGACGGGCCGAGTCGATGTTTCG encodes:
- a CDS encoding glycosyltransferase family 87 protein, with the translated sequence MKTLIPTALILLGLAVLVGTGVFSVGRDPEFLRQDFAWLWSAGHMLADGANAYDYDAFRPVLMSVVGEHGGNAYAYPPHLGPIALHWGVLPYDVGAWVLTIENLAFTLLLAAGVFVIVRQAVGELWYAATAAGLMLACPYAAHVTAMGQTSLLVAAALLWGWYFTYRGRPIVGGVLLAIAAIKPMFLVLPVIWLLLDRQWRAFATFTITGLLLSTPTVIIAGGPIDFAYDWAACIANYKAFFAQAPGYRHGTGLGGVLHLLGVNSPDLTLLAVPAVVALWWSQQDDAGVSSIDVLALLGLAYFLLGSAHDYDMVVLAPVIPALAIHVRHRPAWLVAACLALVAMYFPQRALRGFESPLLLQWRMPVLLGLFIGLAWLALRQGRKAVAQRDRPSTTPATALNA
- a CDS encoding glycosyltransferase family 2 protein, yielding MITAKKHLDIASRHLVVVVPAFNEEDVLSDTIEALLGTVPDRVTALGMTCEFIFVNDGSTDATPGLLDCWADNEARIRVVHLTRNFGHQPAVSAGLCVALESADVIAVMDCDLQDPPEVMCDMLERWADGYDVVYGVRRNRKESVVRRFGYSVFYKLLAAVSDFDIPRDSGDFCVMDRRVAELMQNLPERQRFIRGLRAWVGLRQTGFKYDRPARAAGETHYSLHQLLKFASDGLVSFSNLPLGLVTRVGVACGIGAFLMFAWVVLDGLFGLTNAAPGWPSMAALVLFIGAVQMISLGIFGEYLGRVFAEVKGRPTYLIARIEGESRCEQRSKAA